In Armigeres subalbatus isolate Guangzhou_Male unplaced genomic scaffold, GZ_Asu_2 Contig351, whole genome shotgun sequence, the sequence TTCTCTTCAATCGATCTTCATTCCTTCTTTAACTTAACCTACTTTTCAACAAgcattttcaaagtttttaattGAAAGCTGCCTATATGTTATATCATAAAATTGTTCTAAACCTACCAACGCAAATCAGTACTGGTCCTGATGATTCATCGTGTATTGCTTCAATGCTGGTGCCAATCTGAAACAAGTGAAAATAATGTTATTTTGATAATAAAAATTCCAGACAAATAAGGTTTACCTCCTTCTTCAAAACGAGATCATCTAATGATTCTCCCACTGCTCTTGCTAAAAAGTAGAATACGTCATAATCGGAGGCTCCTTCATTCAACCTATTAGCTTTTTGGCTGGCCGAGAACTCTATAATCTTTGCTTTTTTTGCGATAAAATAAGTACGTAGAGTATCGATGTCTATCTCAGTCGCTTTCTTGAAGTGATAGCTCAACAAAATCCGTCTTCGCAACACTGGCCACTCTGACAGTATGACCTTAAGTTCCTTTTTCTGATCGAGTTGTGATCTGATGTATCCCTGGGAAACGCTCATAAAATCTTCCGTAAGCAGATTTGGCTCATCTCGCCGTAGTTTGGAAAGAATGTCCTTGGAGCATTGATCCGTCGTAGACTTCCAATATTCTTGCATAGTGCCAGCTCTCCGATACTTTGGCTTATGATTCAACGTTGGTGCTGCTCTTGGCAATGAGTCTAGGCGGTTCAAGTACGTATTTCTGTTTATCATTTTGTGTTTTATTGTCATATGACTTAATCCATTACCAAATCCGTCGTCATCCAGTATTTCCATGCATGGATATTTGTGCAACATTTGTTTTGATACAGTTTCCATGACAGCTGCACTTATATCTGTGTCGATATTCCGTAATTGCTCGACGATGTTGTTCACCAGAGTACtgagttcattttttttaaaacgaatCGTACGTGGGACTGCtgaatttggattttttagtcGATATTCTTGAAGACTGTCAAGGCGAGCCATTTGAGTGTCGGAAATCTTACTCCAATTAATCTCAAACGATCTAAATTTCATCGCGCTAGATGAATGcttcttgttagatttttcgtATCCAGGATTACATCGTTTCGCAGATGTATTCGGTGACGTATTTTCATCTTGATCGTTCTCAATTGAAGCAGTGCGTTGATCGTAGCTAATCGATGATGAGGGAGGCATACTTATCGCCGAAGTTGTTATGACTGGTTGCTCTGCTACATTTGGATCAGGGTCTTCTGCGCCCATGTCAGAAACTAGCTGTGTAGCTATATCATCAGTTACTGGAGCGTCCACGTTTGACTCGGATACAATCGTCAATAAGTTCGATGAAAACTCGAACGGTTGAAGTAGATTATACTCGATTTTTTCTGTTCCTGCGGTATCCTCCCGTGCGACAACAATGCCTTCCGGGGCGACAATGTTTTCATGTGCTACAAAGAGATCCTGAGAAGTCATAATATCTCCTCGTAAAGCTGTCGACGAACCTAAAAATATGGAATGATATATCtaaataacttgaattttataatACAGTGTTTAGGTGGGTTTAGGGGGAGGTGGGTACGAAGGCCCGAAGTGTGACAAACCATACCAAAATTTTAAGTgatttatacaaaaattgtgacataggggggaaggggtttgaaaatggccaatttttgcgttacgtaattaatggatcttccctaccAGAATGTAAAATATGTGTcgtagatcagcggttctcaactacCCCAGGTTCCCCCTgcgggtaccttcgctggccctagggggtacctcggacaacaATGCGTAATGGCtgacatattacaatttcaatcaaaattcattgatgaagttttgataagtgtattttatatttcaaaaatttatattgtacataatatgtaatgcgatcaataaatcccaattgaatcctgccttccacaaccagcacaatgtatgaagggctgcggaacaaaagatcaaacggacaaaacgtcgaatgaacaaaatctttttttttcactaaaactgggttgcttcgttgcaagaggattagaagcatctttTTACGCCTCTCgaaagtctttttccaagcagtacgaaggcttcctttcaagaggctcggaagcctcctctcaagaggctcggaagcctcctctcaagaggctcggaagcctcctctcaagaggctcggaagcctcctctcaagaggctcggaagcctcctctcaaggggctcggaagccttctcccaagaggctcggaagcctactttcaagaggctcggaagcctcctctcaagaggcctgtaagcctcctctcaagaggctctggaagcctcctcaagaggcctggaagcctcctctcaagaggcctggaagcctcctcaagaggcctggaagcctcctcctcaagaggcctggaagcctcctctcaagaggcctgaagcctcctctcaagaggctcaggcctcctctcaagaggcctgaagcctcctctcaagaggcccggaagcctcctcctcaagaggctcgaagcctcctcctcaagaggcctggaagcctcctcaagaggcctggaagcctcctctcaagaggctcagaagcctcctcaagaggcctgaagcctcctctcaagaggctggaagcctcctctcaagaggcctggaagcctcctctcaagaagcctggaagcctcctctcaagaggcctggaagcctcctctcaagaggcctggaagcctcctctcaagaggcctggaagcctcctctcaagaggcctggaagcctcctctcaagaggcctggaagcctcctctcaagaggcctggaagcctcctctcaagaggcctggaagcctcctctcaagaggctcggaagcctcctctcaagaggctcggaagcctcatctcaagaggcctggaagcctcctctcaagaggcctgaagcctcctctcaagaggctcggaagcctcctctcaagaggctcggaagcctcctctcaagaggcctggaagcctcctctcaagaggctctggaagcctcctctcaagaggcctggaagcctcctctcaagaggcctggaagcctcctctcaagaggcctggaagcctcctctcaagaggcctcggaagcctcctcacaagaggcctggaagcctcctctcaagaggctcggaagcctcctctcaagaagcctggaagcctcctctcaagaggcctggaagcctcctctcaagaggcctggaagcctcctctcaaggggcccggaacccccctctcaagaggctcggaagcctcctctcaaggggctcggaagccttctcccaagaggctcggaagcctactttcaagaggctcggaagcctcctgtcaagaaacctcttttcaagaggttcggaagcctcctttcaagtggttaggttgccttctttcaagaggctcgtaagcctgctttcaagaggctcggaagtctactttcaagtggttcggaacccttctttcaagaggctcggcagcctcctttcaagaggctcggaagcctcgctttaagaagctcagaattcttctttcaataggcttggaagcatactatcaagaggctcagaagcgttctttcaagatgcaacggaagcttcctttcaagtggctcgaaaaccgccttcaagaggctcggaagcctctctacaagaggctaagaagcatactatcaagaggctcagaagcgttctttcaagatgcaacggaagcttcctttcaagtggctcgaaaaccgccttcaagaggctcggaagcctctctacaagaggctaagaagcctctaataaagaggcgcggaagcctactctaaagagactcaaaagcttaaaggatcttcccttcaaagggctcggaattatattttcaagaggattggaagcctactttctagagggggtacctcaaatcatgctaaagttcgaaggggtacctctcaagaaaaaggttgagaactgctGTCGTAGATAATCAAAAACATACATAGTGAAGCGATGTAGTCATATCTGACGACCTTAAGACATTATATCCAGATAAAAAAGATTAATCCCTATAGCAGCAATGGTGCCTTCTCATGCGTTATTAACAAGTATTTTGTTAACCATCTTGGCTGCGCATACCCACacccagggattgaatccaaaagagaatgacaaaatctctcacttatcacctcTGTATACTTTTACTAATGTGACCAgatgcatttttcaacttcgttttacaaatttattacaattcatacatCCTCGGTGGGAGCAGCCTATcggattttgttttttcgcactcAGTGTGTCTACTTATctgtgaaaataaaatcattcttgGAGCTTTACATTGATTTCCAGGTAAACACAAACTTGCCATATACAATTTTTTGCATacaaataatcgattcaaacaaataaatattgcgaaaatcattttttcaaaagaaattattggtGACCTCACAAAAATAATTCTcgtaaattacttaagaaattcctccaggaatttcttcaaaaactcgaCCATAAATTACTTCAGctattcaaaacaaataacccttcagggatttctcaggaaatgattccagaaattccttcaaaaaggtAATTCTAAGAATTGTTTCAGAATTACccagtgctgcaaagtgtcaccgtacaagtcacgcaaagcgtgacaataacaaaatccaggtcatgtgtcaagtactcaattgtgatgctcaatgtggatctcacatgcttggtgtaacgatcaccatgaaagtgacattttagcaactagcgcttggtcactcaccatgtcttcacttcttctgcctgtgatcaccagcatgaatgataggaaaactttcctgatgttgtggttgtcatatccatgtcatcttgactatcgtgatgatcacttgacctatgcggtgtttggttcgaaatcaacgctcgacagcaatggaataatccacttagcggaattaatggatttttgctgtgataaaaatgcatgaagccaaaatagaatttttgggaacatttaagtgttcttattgtttatattgactttttgtgcaatattttaagaggtgctattaaaagaaaagtacatacatagtttttccaaatttgatccagactatcttttgaaaaaggccaaattttttttattgattttttcaaatggatacaattaaaaaacgacgcatcctacaaaaaaatgttgtatgggtgactatcgcaaaatcagtcaaagtttctaataaagatatcggaaacaattcaaattgagccctacactgaaaaaaaatcagtttcaacagtttcaaaaattaaaactcgatttgcgaaaaaatgctttttttgatttgtatgaaattgtgtctcaagataggtgattatgttccctaccaaccgtccatacatcgcaagcttgacacttttaagggaaaaaagtttttctaacaaaaattttttcttgtcggaattgattttttttctcagtgtcaaggagtgccagtggatttaaaatatacatacatatatttaaacattcctgtacagtcaagcagagtacaatatttaggtcgtgactaatcgcaacggataaaaatacactgaaaataatttcgacaagaaaagtttttgttagaaaaactttttttccttcaaagtgcccagcttgcgatgtatggacggttggtagggaacataatcacctatcttgagacacaatttcatacaaatcaaaaaaagcgttttttcgcaaatcgagttttaatttttgaaactgttgaaactgatttttttcagtgtagggctcaatttgaattgtttccgatatctttattagaaactttgactgattt encodes:
- the LOC134204028 gene encoding uncharacterized protein LOC134204028, whose product is SSTALRGDIMTSQDLFVAHENIVAPEGIVVAREDTAGTEKIEYNLLQPFEFSSNLLTIVSESNVDAPVTDDIATQLVSDMGAEDPDPNVAEQPVITTSAISMPPSSSISYDQRTASIENDQDENTSPNTSAKRCNPGYEKSNKKHSSSAMKFRSFEINWSKISDTQMARLDSLQEYRLKNPNSAVPRTIRFKKNELSTLVNNIVEQLRNIDTDISAAVMETVSKQMLHKYPCMEILDDDGFGNGLSHMTIKHKMINRNTYLNRLDSLPRAAPTLNHKPKYRRAGTMQEYWKSTTDQCSKDILSKLRRDEPNLLTEDFMSVSQGYIRSQLDQKKELKVILSEWPVLRRRILLSYHFKKATEIDIDTLRTYFIAKKAKIIEFSASQKANRLNEGASDYDVFYFLARAVGESLDDLVLKKEIGTSIEAIHDESSGPVLICVDEANDSAIYYVFAEQTRLSEGTKDIICAFQDLRCMQYVHGFMYLKKVAKFLELIQEYLLKFFPAKGSKSNAIRIGQQQRMVQKVITALSEYGAAT